From a region of the Dictyostelium discoideum AX4 chromosome 2 chromosome, whole genome shotgun sequence genome:
- a CDS encoding hypothetical protein (tRNA ADENILYL transferase), translating into MKILSAFQKTAKIFNNNNNNNNSYYLNKLFYSNNSIPTKNIQISPEENKLFDFLKNILIFNNRNDIELRVAGGWVRDKLLDNQKQQQPQPQPQPQQQQQIKDIDIDIDIALSNISGTNFIKLIEEFKINKESFKKYLIKRNPEKSKHLETASINIHGFQIDFNSLRNCLRRDLTINSLFYNLNTLKIEDHSGYGLSDLENSIIRTPLEPLKTLLDDPLRAFRVIRFASRFQGFQIEQQLYNTIKFNLNKQLISNKVSKERIYKEFHLMMSNKSSVIQSIDYLIDTGLINSIIDFDKIINDHEIIKELFKKSLKYLKILINQNNNNNDNLFNIDFYKCCIFLPFFIDAHLGFKDNTSKTIKSLINYQFSTNTGSTLNISLLFNNLISSFLNINNDTNNNTNNNTNNINQLKDFKLYLNNLNDKSNLYSIFHELKNCKAGGLQWNFPLNISIVYLLEKYPDRENEILDVLNQLTKLFSDDNFTFEKVSLLVDGRKIKNLFPDQSIDITNLMKSMTILQYENPNFKEDDILKWINKNIKDFILKI; encoded by the exons atgaaaatacttTCAGCATTCCAAAAGACTGCAAAGATtttcaacaataataataataataataatagttattatttaaataaattattttattcaaataattcaattccaacaaaaaatatacaaattAGTCcagaagaaaataaattatttgattttttaaaaaacatattaattttcaataatagaaatgatattgaattaaGAGTTGCAGGTGGTTGGGTTAGAGATAAA ttATTAGAtaatcaaaaacaacaacaacctcaacctcaaccacaaccacaacaacaacaacaaataaaagatattgatattgatattgatattgcATTAAGTAATATTTCAGGtactaattttataaaattaatagaagaatttaaaattaataaagaatcttttaaaaaatatttaataaaaagaaatccaGAGAAATCAAAACATTTAGAGACAGCATCAATTAATATTCATGGATTTCAAATTGATTTCAATTCATTAAGAA ACTGTTTAAGAAGAGATTTAacaataaattcattattttataatttaaatacacTAAAGATTGAAGACCATTCAGGATATGGGTTAAGTGATCTTGAGAATTCTATAATTCGTACACCATTGGAACCACTGAAAACACTACTAGACGACCCGTTAAGAGCATTCAGAGTGATCAGATTCGCAAGTAGGTTTCAAGGTTTTCAAATAGAACAACAACTttataatacaattaaattcaatcttAATAAACaactaatttcaaataaagttAGTAAAGAAAGAATCTATAaagaatttcatttaatgatgTCAAACAAGTCATCAgtaattcaatcaattgattatttaatcgATActggtttaattaattcaattattgattttgataaaattataaatgaccatgaaattattaaagaattatttaaaaaatctttaaaatatttaaaaatattaattaatcaaaataataataataatgataatttatttaatattgatttttataaatgttgtatatttttaccattttttattgatgCTCATTTAGGATTTAAAGATAATACTtcaaaaactataaaatcattaattaattatcaattttcaacaaatactggttcaactttaaatatatcattactttttaataatttaatttcatcatttttaaatattaataatgatacaaataataatacaaataataatacaaataatattaatcaattaaaagattttaaattatatttaaataatttaaatgataaatcaaatttatattcaatttttcatgaacttaaaaattgtaaagCTGGTGGTTTACAATGGAATTTTccattaaatatttcaatagtttatttattagagAAATATCCAGATAGAGAGAATGAAATTTTAGAtgtattaaatcaattaactAAACTTTTTAGTGATGATAATTTCACTTTTGAAAAGGTTTCTTTATTAGTTGATGGaaggaaaattaaaaatttattcccAGATCAATCTATTGATATTAccaatttaatgaaatcaatGACAATTTTACAATATGAaaatccaaattttaaagaagatgatattttaaaatggataaataaaaatataaaagattttattttaaaaatttaa
- the rps25 gene encoding 40S ribosomal protein S25, whose translation MPPKAAGGKSKQIQASKAAAKGSSGGAGRKKWSKGRSREKLNNAILFDKETYAKLLKEMPTAKVITTAVVSERMKCNGSLARRAIKELLSKGLIKQIIKGHGNGVYTKAQ comes from the exons ATG cCACCAAAAGCCGCTGGAGGTAAATCCAAACAAATTCAAGCATCCAAAGCTGCCGCCAAAGGTAGTTCCGGTGGTGCCGGTAGAAAGAAATGGTCTAAAGGTAGATCAAGAGAAAAGTTAAACAATGCTATTCTCTTCGATAAAGAAACCTACGCCAAACTCTTAAAAGAAATGCCAACTGCTAAAGTTATCACTACCGCTGTTGTTTCTGAAAGAATGAAGTGCAATGGTTCATTAGCCCGTAGAGCCATCAAA gaattattatcaaaaggTCTCATCAAACAAATCATCAAAGGTCACGGTAACGGTGTTTACACTAAAGCTCAATAA
- a CDS encoding NPR2 family protein, with amino-acid sequence MSDIIKCIFYSEFHNIYGTKILHQYPEGFVSNEVFEGFAEYIIPKPKLCGKIITLTAFDYKILGYPILMQDVKYHRNALLFNLCFVFDKSTDTTNYNQIVRKLGTILRTLEKETEYLFNQSKEIGLKDQPDLSKILETLYIELNTYGESTFTVDDANTINVKLLSRPDEPPEILPHQVPVLVEEIDTTNDSEWDLTVLQILPYIDGINYVARISKLTEIDINLVSSCVQHLVYYGIVKMVDIFQYSNIYNPTPKIRKLASNLDMQRECQRYITISGATPCSFEFIFSLYSSLSIDTTFREYCLENSLTSWGIDERAFIMFGVINDFLRRKQRYPLLTNLQSLDSLPPSHKKHLLNGTKNYDEICCILSIGVEAVEKLLFEIAHPDSFIVILK; translated from the exons ATGTCtgatataataaaatgtatATTTTATAGTGAATTTCATAATATATATGGTACAAAAATTTTACATCAATATCCTGAAGGTTTTGTTTCAAATGAAGTATTTGAAGGTTTTGCAGAATATATTataccaaaaccaaaattatGTGGAAAAATTATAACATT AACAGCAtttgattataaaattttaggaTATCCAATATTAATGCAAGATGTAAAATATCATAGAAatgcattattatttaatctttgttttgtttttgataaAAGTACAGATACAACAAATTATAATCAAATCGTTAGAAAATTAGGCACAATATTAAGAACTTTAGAA aaGGAAAcagaatatttatttaatcaatcaaaagaaattggATTAAAAGATCAACcagatttatcaaaaatattaGAAACATTATATATTGAATTGAATACATATGGTGAAAGTACATTTACAGTTGACGATGCAAATACAATTAATGTTAAACTATTGAGTAGACCAGATGAACCACCAGAGATATTACCACACCAAGTACCGGTGTTAGTTGAAGAGATTGATACAACCAATGATTCAGAATGGGATTTAACTGTATTACAAATTCTACCCTACATTGATGGTATCAATTATGTTGCAAGAATATCGAAATTGACAGAAATCGATATCAACCTCGTCAGTAGCTGTGTCCAACATTTGGTTTACTACGGTATCGTTAAGATGGTAGACATTTTTCAATActcaaatatttataatccAACACCTAAAATTAGAAAACTTGCAAGTAATTTAGACATGCAAAGAGAGTGTCAAAGATATATAACCATATCAGGCGCTACGCCATGCTCATTCGAATTCATATTCTCCCTCTATTCATCGTTAAGTATCGATACAACATTTAGAGAATATTGTTTGGAGAATTCATTAACAAGTTGGGGTATTGATGAACGTGCTTTCATTATGTTTGGTGTTATTAATGATTTCCTAAGAAGAAAACAAAGATATCCACTCTTAACCAATCTTCAATCATTAGATTCTTTACCACCATCTCATAAAAAACATCTTTTAAATGGTACTAAAAATTATGATGAAATTTGTTGTATCCTTTCAATTGGTGTTGAAGctgttgaaaaattattattcgaAATTGCACATCCAGATtcttttattgtaattttaaaataa
- the ucpA gene encoding mitochondrial substrate carrier family protein, with amino-acid sequence MSVNLNNNKNNKNKVAIGFISGSLASICATTVTNPIELVKTRLQLQGELQLSQRIYNGVWDAFKQIYKTEGIRGLQSGLIPAYFSQATMQGIRLGSFDLISNALGAKPNQDYFFLKNLLAGATAGAIGAAAGSPFDLVKVRMQAANMYKNDPQFVGYSSSFAAFKQIIQKEGFKGLTRGMLTSAQRTAVGSAIQLSTYGSCKNLVLNFVDDGIYAYIISSMVAGFIVTFGMNPFDVARTRLYFQGKGNSHGEIYKGLMDCVYKTVKKEGFGAVYKGFWAHYLRLGPHTILTLVFWEQFKKLFSGEL; translated from the exons ATGAgcgtaaatttaaataataataaaaataataagaataaagTTGCTATTGGTTTTATAAGTGGAAGTTTAGCTTCAATATGTGCTACAACAG ttACAAATCCAATTGAATTAGTAAAAACAAGATTACAATTACAAGGTGAATTACAATTATCACAAAGAATATATAATGGAGTATGGGATGCATTTAAACAGATTTACAAGACAGAAGGTATAAGAGGATTACAAAGTGGTTTAATACCTGCATATTTTTCACAAGCAACAATGCAAGGAATTAGGTTAGGTAGTTTCGATTTAATATCAAATGCACTTGGTGCAAAACCAAATCAAGATTACTTTTtcttaaagaatttattagCTGGTGCAACTGCTGGTGCTATTGGTGCTGCTGCTGGAAGTCCTTTCGATTTGGTTAAAGTTAGAATGCAAGCTGCTAACATGTATAAAAACGATCCACAATTTGTTGGTTATTCATCTTCTTTTGCTGcatttaaacaaattataCAAAAAGAAGGTTTCAAAGGTTTAACCAGAGGTATGTTAACCTCTGCTCAAAGAACTGCTGTTGGTTCTGCAATTCAATTATCAACTTATGGTTCTTGtaaaaatttagttttaaatttcGTTGATGATGGTATTTATGCATATATAAT atCGAGTATGGTAGCAGGATTTATAGTAACATTTGGTATGAATCCATTTGATGTTGCAAGAACAAGATTATATTTTCAAGGTAAAGGTAATTCACATGGTGAAATTTATAAAGGTTTAATGGATTGTGTTTATAAAACTGTTAAAAAAGAAGGTTTTGGTGCGGTTTATAAAGGATTTTGGGCACATTATCTTAGATTGGGTCCTCATACCATTCTAACTTTAGTATTTTGggaacaatttaaaaaattattttctggtgaattataa
- the rpl27 gene encoding S60 ribosomal protein L27, whose amino-acid sequence MSSKFIKPGRLVILLNGKYAGRKAVVIKTFDDATASKSRPYGHCLVAGIDKYPRSIVRSMSRKTILKRTAIRSFVKVVNYNHIMPTRYNFEGRDESAFTGLKNTVTVESSQVAKRAHTRLAVKKIFEAKHKAGKSKWFFSKLRF is encoded by the exons ATGTCATCCAAGTT caTCAAACCAGGTAGATTAGTAATCCTCTTAAACGGTAAATACGCCGGTCGTAAGGCTGTTGTCATCAAGACCTTCGATGATGCCACCGCAAGCAAATCAAGACCATACGGCCACTGTTTAGTTGCTGGTATCGACAAATACCCACGTTCAATCGTTAGATCAATGAGCAGAAAGACCATCCTCAAACGTACTGCCATCCGTTCATTTGTTAAAGTCGTCAATTACAACCACATCATGCCAACCCGTTACAACTTTGAAGGTCGTGATGAATCTGCCTTCACTGGTCTCAAAAACACCGTCACTGTTGAAAGCTCACAAGTCGCCAAACGTGCTCACACTCGTTTAGCCGTCAAAAAGATCTTTGAAGCCAA acaCAAAGCTGGTAAATCAAAATGGTTCTTCTCTAAATTAAGATtctaa
- a CDS encoding B-box zinc finger-containing protein: protein MDRLLNCPNCLKVFNNPRQLECDHILCTRCIEGVYNPGRTPIIKCPVCDKHSIVITSIDKSFPLIHCIEELLTYKYKDCNYDDSLSIPLNNSTGSSNNNNNNNNNNNNNNNNFVINNSNNKNNGATTTTTTTTTTTNSNSNSTKSKVVVNDSSPNLISASPKGLGSSQGSLTTINNQKKLTLSPQRASSTTTTSVNKPPLKLKAISSPPITPNVSTPERCFVINDKNKHVMISSETTIHNVSGLSSISTPIVSDAAIAELSKCNDHDQKKFTIFCTDCDQLLCDECLNNNQQQHENHQLNKIIQEAEKRIGDIESMIITTSLCPNRLINKKNKIEKIIQDSALVLKDTKLKITTDIDTMIENLKERKNALISQIDKEYEEQKLELKDQIETINTTIVDIQNNTSITQGIVSLYLNQVDSEMLSTSLLKKYSDLKRMDQLSDKLSNNLEQNIEWKWEPEYHFPQLFTRSNGEKTTVVYRTKRVSVGVSSSPTGTGSNGTPQQQQQQSANGNPTIITTPPLPPISANSPSPTSSSSSTLIGNIIKRSSPPHLPLSSQNYDNFGSTPPRLTTKLSSPNLSISMPTFPQSNSVQQNGSTSSIMKQQSHGSKLNDNINTNNNNSPSPTSSSTTSTNGSNTKIQLKNPVFGKLLTRKDSVITARRNWIYGFSDHQVEIYDNVTKVWRGGSKIPKKSIEYSSIYDNNCTIYRFGGKETPNDIYCYNVDRDIWEHNKVKIPSKRNAHCSVFDGLRYIYLIGGADRDSSKLLERFDIETQQWTKLASMKFGRSYFNAFYHPTKRCIYVLDGYVNKDKKSSVEMYSLEKNQWSVICEINQPRYLSGVSFDGSKYINIIGGVDRSNSRDIKTMERFDTSTHKWEILNNEPKSLLSHTSSSMNLMVVQSPQLKKNNSFSSISSHSSLNSSSSNNGISGSGGSGGDNEIPTEKMQFFNTSFFDGEQFIFFYGINIDEHGPLLYKFSIKTKKFEKIPIDNTLDLFSTLIFVSK from the coding sequence atggatagattattaaattgtcCAAATTGTTTgaaagtttttaataatccaaGACAGTTAGAATGTGATCATATATTATGTACAAGATGTATTGAAGGAGTTTATAATCCAGGTAGAacaccaataataaaatgtccAGTTTGTGATAAACATTCAATAGTTATaacatcaattgataaatcatttCCATTGATTCACTGTATTGAAGAGTTATTAacttataaatataaagattGTAACTATGATGATAGCCTTTCAAttccattaaataatagtactggtagtagtaataataataataataataataataataataataataataataataattttgttattaataatagtaataataaaaataatggagcaacaacaacaactacaacaacaactactactacaaattcaaattcaaattcaacaaaatcaaaagtaGTTGTTAATGAttcatcaccaaatttaataagTGCATCACCAAAAGGGTTAGGTAGTTCACAAGGTTCAttaacaacaattaataatcaaaagaaattaacaTTATCTCCACAAAGAGCAAgttcaactacaacaacaagtgTAAATAAACCACCATTGAAATTAAAGGCAATTTCAAGTCCACCAATTACACCAAATGTATCAACACCAGAGAGATGTTTTGTAATTAATGATAAGAATAAACATGTTATGATATCATCAGAAACTACGATTCACAATGTTAGTGGACTATCATCAATTAGTACACCAATAGTTAGTGATGCTGCAATTGCAGAATTAAGTAAATGTAATGACCATgatcaaaagaaatttacAATATTCTGTACAGATTGTGATCAATTACTATGTGATGAATGTTTAAATAACAATCAGCAACAACATgaaaatcatcaattaaataaaatcattcaaGAAGCTGAAAAAAGAATTGGAGATATTGAATCAATGATAATTACAACTTCATTATGTCCAAAtagattaattaataaaaagaataaaattgaaaaaataattcaagaTAGTGCATTGGTTTTAAAAGATactaaattgaaaattactACTGATATCGATACaatgattgaaaatttaaaagagaGAAAGAATGCATTGATCAGTCAAATCGATAAAGAATATGAAGAACagaaattagaattaaaagatcaaattgaaactattaatacaacaattgttgatattcaaaataatacatCAATCACTCAAGGTATTGTTTCATTATATCTTAATCAAGTTGATTCTGAAATGTTATCAACTTCATTATTGAAAAAGTATAGTGATCTAAAAAGAATGGATCAATTATCTGATaaactttcaaataatttagaacAAAATATTGAATGGAAATGGGAACCTGAATATCATTTCCCACAATTATTTACTCGTTCAAATGGTGAAAAAACTACTGTTGTATATAGAACTAAAAGAGTATCTGTTGGTGTATCTTCTTCACCAACTGGTACTGGTAGTAATGGTACAccacagcaacaacaacaacaatcagcAAATGGTAATCcaacaattattacaacaccaccattaccaccaatttCAGCAAATTCACCAAGtccaacatcatcatcatcatcaacattaattggtaatattattaaaagatcatCACCACCTCATCTACCACTAAGTAGTCAAAATTATGATAATTTTGGTTCAACACCACCTAGATTAACTACAAAATTATCTtcaccaaatttatcaatttcaatgcCAACTTTTCCACAATCAAATTCTGTTCAACAGAATGGTAGTACTTCATCAATAATGAAACAACAATCACATGGtagtaaattaaatgataatattaataccaacaataataattcaccaagtccaacatcatcatcaacaacatctaCAAATGGATCAAATacaaaaattcaattaaaaaatccagtatttggtaaattattaactaGAAAAGATTCTGTAATTACAGCAAGAAGAAATTGGATTTATGGATTTTCAGATCATCAAGTTGAAATTTATGATAATGTTACAAAAGTTTGGAGAGGTGGTTCAAAAATACCAAAGAAATCAATAGAGTATAGTAGTatttatgataataattgtacAATCTATAGATTTGGTGGTAAGGAGACACCAAATGATATCTATTGTTATAATGTTGATAGAGATATTTGGGAACACAATAAAGTTAAAATACCATCGAAAAGAAATGCTCATTGTTCAGTTTTCGATGGATTAAGAtacatttatttaattggtggtgCTGATAGAGATAGTAGTAAATTATTGGAAAGATTTGATATTGAAACTCAACAATGGACTAAACTAGCATCCATGAAATTCGGTCGTAGTTATTTCAATGCTTTCTATCACCCTACTAAAAGATGTATTTACGTATTGGATGGCTATGTTAATAAAGACAAGAAATCCTCTGTTGAAATGTACTCACTTGAAAAGAATCAGTGGAGTGTGATTTGTGAGATAAATCAACCAAGATATCTTAGTGGTGTCTCATTTGATGGttcaaaatatataaatataattggtggtgttgaTAGATCAAACTCTCGTGATATTAAAACTATGGAAAGATTTGATACATCAACTCATAAATGGGAAATACTAAATAATGAACCAAAATCATTACTATCTCATACTTCAAGttcaatgaatttaatggTAGTTCAATCACcacaattaaagaaaaataattcattttcttcaatttcttctcattcatctttaaattcttcatcttcaaataatggtatcagtggtagtggtggtagtggtggtgataatgaaattCCAACTGAAAAAATGCAATTCTTTAATACTTCATTTTTTGATGGTGaacaattcatttttttctatGGTATAAATATTGATGAACATGGTCCACTCttatataaatttagtataaaaacaaagaaatttGAAAAGATTCCAATCGATAATACTTTGGATTTATTTAGTACTCTAATTTTtgtttcaaaataa
- the sf3b5 gene encoding splicing factor 3B subunit 10 family protein, which translates to MSERESLNSQLEHLQMRYVGTGHADISKHEWLTNQHRDSLSSFIGHSSFLSLFSIAENESVGRVRYNTLTKMISPCGPAPKIKDNTMDKEEKND; encoded by the exons ATGTCAGAGAGGGAATCATTAAATAGTCAATTGGAGCATCTCCAAATGAGATATGTTGGAACTGGTCATGCTGACATTTCCAAACA tgaaTGGTTAACAAATCAACATAGAGATTCACTTTCATCTTTTATTGGACACtcttcatttttatcattattttctataGCTGAAAATGAATCAGTTGGTCGTGTCAGATATAATACTTTAACA aAAATGATTAGCCCATGTGGACCTGCaccaaaaattaaagataatacaatggataaagaagaaaagaatgattaa
- the nmd3 gene encoding 60S ribosomal export protein — translation MEYIPQVKQANILCCMCGVLIPANPSNMCVDCIKSQVDITEGIPKQLTIQWCRGCARYLQPPNHWAIAELESRELLTICIKRIKGLNKVKLVDAGWVWTEPHSKRLKVKLTIQKEVFTSAILQQIFIIEFIVQGQQCDKCQKFEAKDTWNSVVQLRQKVDHKRTFLYIEQLILKHNAHSQTLNIKEKPDGLDFFFSNRNHAMKFVEFISAITPVKTKKSEQLISSDEQNNAANYKYTFSVEIVPLSKDDIVCLPPKIAHQLGNMGPLVVVTKVSNLIHFIDPNTLHTGEISALTFWNSPFRALSSYKQLVEFTVLDVNLTGATRGRYALSDIQLMRSADFGANDNIYDIRSHLGNILNPGDLALGYDVASSNFPDSDLAGMKKNQQLPDFVLVKKTYPSKNDFRFKRHWYFKEIPKEGIENPKKFEIDQMERDREEFLREIEADPELRSKINIYKEADAANILQQRIKKMQEHGIDEDAIKEELALDGLLDDMVNNLTINDEEFEDEEDQEGEDDDEEYDDEDEDDDMME, via the exons atggaGTACATTCCACAAGTTAAACAAGCCAACAT ATTATGTTGTATGTGTGGTGTTTTAATACCAGCAAATCCAAGTAATATGTGTGTTGATTGTATAAAGAGTCAAGTTGATATTACAGAAGGTATACCAAAACAATTAACAATTCAATGGTGTAGAGGTTGTGCACGTTATCTTCAACCACCAAATCATTGGGCAATTGCAGAATTGGAATCAAGAGAATTACTTACAATTtgtattaaaagaattaaaggTTTAAATAAGGTTAAATTAGTGGATGCAGGTTGGGTTTGGACAGAACCACATTCAAAGAGATTAAAAGTTAAATTAACAATTCAAAAAGAAGTTTTCACAAGTGCAATCCTTCAacaaattttcattattgaatttattgtTCAAGGTCAACAATGTGATAAATGTCAAAAATTTGAAGCAAAAGATACTTGGAATTCAGTTGTACAACTTAGACAAAAA gtTGATCATAAAAGaacatttttatatattgaacaattaattttaaaacataatGCACATTCACAaacattaaatattaaagagAAACCAGATGGTttagatttctttttttcaaatagaaATCATGCAATGAAGTTTGTAGAGTTTATATCGGCTATTACACCAgttaaaaccaaaaaatctgaacaattaatttcatctgATGAACAAAACAATGCAGCCAACTATAAATATACATTCTCTGTAGAGATTGTACCATTGTCAAAGGATGATATAGTATGTTTACCACCAAAGATTGCCCATCAACTAGGTAATATGGGTCCATTGGTAGTTGTAACCAAAGTATccaatttaattcatttcaTTGATCCAAATACATTGCACACTGGTGAGATTTCAGCACTCACCTTTTGGAATTCACCATTCCGTGCACTTAGTTCCTACAAGCAGTTGGTGGAATTCACCGTTTTGGATGTTAATCTCACCGGTGCAACTAGGGGTCGTTATGCACTCTCTGACATTCAGTTGATGAGATCCGCTGATTTCGGTGCAAATGATAACATCTATGACATTAGAAGTCATTTGGGTAACATTTTAAATCCGGGTGATTTGGCATTGGGTTACGATGTTGCCTCTTCCAATTTCCCAGATTCAGATTTAGCCGGTATGAAAAAGAATCAACAATTACCAGACTTTGTCTTGGTAAAGAAAACTTATCCAAGTAAAAACGATTTCAGATTCAAAAGACATTGGTACTTTAAAGAGATTCCAAAAGAAGGTATTGAAAATCCAAAGAAATTCGAAATCGATCAAATGGAACGTGATAGAGAAGAGTTTCTTCGTGAAATTGAAGCTGATCCTGAACTTCGTTCTAAAATTAACATTTACAAAGAAGCTGATGCCGCTAATATCCTTCAACAAAGAATTAAGAAAATGCAAGAACATGGTATTGATGAAGATGCAATTAAAGAAGAACTTGCTCTTGATGGTCTTTTAGATGATAtggttaataatttaacaattaatgatgaagaatttgaagatgaagaagatcaAGAAGgtgaggatgatgatgaagaatatgatgatgaagatgaagatgatgatatgatggaataa
- a CDS encoding NAP family protein (Similar to nucleosome assembly protein), with translation MSKSKGNNNNKKVVKVEQEKTVENNNASSTTTTTDIPQDIQDKLNVINDKIKVIFEENKKKMLQVEHKFNQQLKSQFKKRSELLQKSKDFQGFWGTILSKAMIDNFADNDQAVVDCLTNIEVETDINLEKEEIIKKIVFSFKDNSIFKNKQITKEIITDKDGNSTCKNTKIDYTNSTPITLKNNTNNKKRKQVDFAEQSFILTWLQSNDADLDTFEEFSRLYEDPFSILLEEDHDDDDEDDDEFDGEDGEEDEEDDE, from the coding sequence atgAGTAAATCAaaaggaaataataataataaaaaagttgtTAAAGTTGAACAAGAAAAAActgttgaaaataataatgcttcctctacaacaacaacaacagataTTCCACAAGATATtcaagataaattaaatgtaattaatgataaaattaaagtaatttttgaagaaaataaaaagaaaatgttaCAAGTTGAACATAAATtcaatcaacaattaaaatctcaatttaaaaagagaTCAGAATTATTACAAAAGAGTAAAGATTTTCAAGGATTTTGGGGTACAATTCTATCAAAAGCAATGATTGATAACTTTGCTGACAATGATCAAGCAGTAGTTGACTGTTTAACAAATATCGAAGTTGAAACTGACATAAACcttgaaaaagaagaaatcatcaaaaaaattgtatTCTCTTTTAAAGATAATTCAATCTTTAAGAATAAACAAATTACAAAAGAGATTATAACTGATAAAGATGGTAATTCAACTTGTAAAAACACAAAAATCGATTACACAAATTCAACTCCAATCACtcttaaaaataataccaacaataaaaaaagaaagcaAGTTGATTTTGCTGAacaaagttttattttaacttGGTTACAATCTAATGATGCTGATCTTGATACTTTTGAAGAATTTTCAAGATTATATGAAGATCCATTTTCAATCCTTTTAGAAGAAGatcatgatgatgatgatgaggatgacgatgaatttgatggtgaagatggtgaagaagatgaagaagatgatgaataa